In one window of Spartinivicinus marinus DNA:
- a CDS encoding ion channel — MINFPRYSFASLFICLIFVGIVYPFIPKLITQNILLKGSFSILLIASVYIFSHNKKALIICLVLAIPTALSTWLSIISGAPALAIVDNATNVVFFLYVIFELIKIIFSASVVTRNIIYGAMSIYLLLGIMWAFVYALLDLLIVDAFGGIGYQSAHDLSQFIYFSYVTLTTLGYGDMVPLARPVQSIAAMEAITGQFFLTILVARLVGMHISQASNGDS; from the coding sequence ATGATTAATTTTCCTCGTTATAGTTTTGCCAGTTTATTTATCTGTCTGATTTTTGTGGGTATTGTGTATCCATTCATACCCAAGCTAATTACCCAAAATATTTTGTTGAAAGGCAGTTTTAGTATCTTACTGATTGCTTCGGTATATATATTCAGCCACAACAAGAAAGCATTGATTATATGCTTGGTATTAGCAATTCCTACGGCACTCTCGACATGGTTATCCATCATCAGTGGGGCTCCTGCCTTAGCTATTGTGGATAATGCAACTAACGTAGTGTTTTTCCTTTATGTGATTTTTGAGTTAATCAAGATTATTTTTAGTGCTTCCGTTGTAACTCGAAATATTATTTATGGGGCAATGAGTATTTACTTGTTACTGGGGATTATGTGGGCATTTGTTTATGCTTTACTTGACTTATTGATAGTAGATGCATTTGGCGGTATTGGTTATCAGAGCGCCCACGATTTAAGCCAATTTATTTATTTTAGCTATGTGACTCTGACCACGTTGGGATATGGCGATATGGTACCGCTGGCCAGGCCTGTGCAGTCAATTGCTGCAATGGAAGCGATTACTGGCCAGTTTTTTCTCACGATTTTAGTGGCACGGTTGGTTGGAATGCACATTAGCCAAGCCTCTAATGGCGATAGCTAG
- a CDS encoding DUF2804 domain-containing protein: MTAQRLIQSNGEPLFGIFDHPISNINVYDFQLLTPFGRPANRWQQWFGFNQFQYFGVISSELILGCAIADTKLVGVAFCYLYRPQTGEMLAYSLKSPFAHACQFAASPDAGNTTFAQGKQRIDMINQSQPKSRYLQVSLPKHGLTIDCHYCEHDSFTPMRICTKAGVNGWVYAQKAAGIPVEGTIECQWGTFDLAGLGACAHHDYSSGYMRRETFWNWGCLSGRTNDGQLIGLNVSCGVNETGFTENCFWLNGQLHKVDTVAFHYQKQDLFQPWRLQSYDGKVDLTFRPLGKHAECLNLWLMASNFHQLFGCFNGYLETVGGEKIAINNMLGFVEDHYAKW; encoded by the coding sequence ATGACAGCACAACGGCTTATTCAGTCTAATGGTGAACCCTTATTTGGCATTTTTGATCACCCTATTAGCAATATAAATGTCTATGACTTTCAGCTATTAACACCCTTTGGCAGGCCGGCTAATCGTTGGCAGCAATGGTTTGGCTTTAATCAGTTTCAGTATTTTGGGGTCATTTCAAGCGAGCTAATTTTAGGCTGTGCTATTGCTGATACTAAATTGGTGGGTGTAGCTTTTTGCTATTTGTATCGACCACAAACGGGTGAAATGTTGGCTTACTCATTAAAGTCGCCTTTTGCCCATGCCTGTCAGTTTGCTGCGAGCCCTGATGCAGGCAATACAACCTTCGCACAGGGTAAGCAGCGGATTGATATGATCAATCAGTCTCAACCTAAAAGTCGGTATTTACAGGTTTCCTTACCAAAACATGGGTTAACAATTGATTGCCATTATTGTGAACACGACAGTTTTACCCCTATGCGTATTTGCACTAAAGCGGGTGTGAATGGTTGGGTCTATGCTCAAAAGGCCGCAGGAATACCAGTTGAAGGCACAATTGAATGTCAGTGGGGAACATTTGACTTAGCTGGACTCGGTGCTTGCGCTCATCATGATTATTCCAGTGGCTACATGCGCCGTGAAACGTTTTGGAATTGGGGGTGCTTATCAGGCCGTACAAATGATGGCCAGCTAATTGGGCTTAATGTGTCTTGTGGTGTCAATGAAACCGGCTTTACAGAAAACTGCTTTTGGCTGAATGGTCAGTTGCATAAAGTGGATACAGTTGCCTTTCATTATCAAAAACAGGATTTATTTCAGCCCTGGCGCCTTCAATCTTATGATGGCAAGGTTGACTTAACGTTTAGGCCGCTGGGCAAACATGCGGAGTGTCTTAATTTATGGTTGATGGCTTCTAACTTTCATCAACTCTTTGGGTGTTTTAATGGTTATTTGGAAACAGTGGGAGGTGAAAAAATAGCCATTAATAATATGTTGGGGTTTGTGGAGGATCACTACGCAAAGTGGTAA
- the ccoM gene encoding cytochrome c oxidase subunit CcoM yields MYIDETVLASLITIGLMIGFFVGVGLLIRKDINNHR; encoded by the coding sequence ATGTATATCGATGAAACAGTTTTAGCTTCGCTGATTACAATTGGTTTGATGATTGGCTTTTTTGTTGGTGTAGGCCTGCTAATTCGTAAGGATATTAACAATCACCGTTAA
- the minC gene encoding septum site-determining protein MinC has translation MTTNANFASKEDSCFQLKTCRVNLTSIDLYRYQPEKFVTALSEKVEQAPNFFKQTPVIINLAKCINNHNLDLLELRQQCANHGLQVVAFRSDNIYIRQAASSAGLAWLPEEKATAAQHSLNHHQTDNVTAHTSTRSTTTEACTKGTLQPELPSKQQVATKFITHPVRSGQQLLAPEGDLVVVAPVSAGAELLAAGHIHVYGPLRGRALAGINGNHEARIFCQRFEPELIAIAGCYQVDNGIARDQWQQPVQVVLSNEELQIIAL, from the coding sequence ATGACAACCAATGCAAATTTTGCTTCAAAGGAAGACAGCTGTTTTCAATTAAAAACCTGTCGCGTCAACCTGACTTCAATTGACTTATACCGGTACCAGCCAGAAAAGTTTGTTACAGCACTCTCTGAAAAAGTAGAGCAAGCACCCAATTTTTTTAAGCAAACACCTGTAATTATTAATTTAGCAAAGTGCATTAATAACCATAATTTGGATCTGCTAGAACTAAGGCAACAGTGCGCAAACCATGGACTACAAGTGGTGGCTTTTCGTTCTGATAATATTTATATTCGCCAGGCTGCTAGCAGCGCAGGGTTAGCCTGGCTCCCTGAAGAAAAAGCAACAGCGGCACAACATTCATTAAATCATCATCAAACTGACAACGTAACAGCACATACTTCAACTCGTTCCACAACAACTGAAGCCTGCACAAAAGGAACTTTGCAGCCTGAACTACCCTCAAAGCAACAAGTAGCAACCAAGTTCATTACTCATCCAGTGCGTTCTGGACAACAGTTATTAGCACCAGAAGGTGATTTGGTAGTCGTTGCACCAGTCAGTGCTGGTGCTGAATTATTGGCCGCCGGCCATATTCATGTATATGGACCATTACGTGGCCGTGCCTTAGCAGGTATTAATGGCAATCACGAGGCACGTATTTTTTGTCAGCGCTTTGAACCTGAGTTAATAGCCATTGCCGGCTGTTATCAAGTCGATAATGGTATTGCTAGAGATCAGTGGCAACAGCCAGTACAAGTCGTATTGTCAAATGAAGAGTTGCAAATTATCGCACTCTGA
- the rapA gene encoding RNA polymerase-associated protein RapA, which translates to MTTFVPGQRWISDTETELGLGTVLSLDQRMVTLLFPSNGQTRLYAVKNSPLTRIRFVAGDIIESHEGWSMVVTDSVEEDGHITYQGKLANGESTELPESCLGNFIQFQKPKERLLAGQVDQNNHFSLRYKTWEQTRNLYQSPLLGLCGARTSLIPHQLHIADEVGKRQAPRVLLADEVGLGKTIEAGLIMYQQLLSGRAQRVLIVVPESLLHQWLVEMLRRFNLHFSLFDRERLVQAKAADTGNPFESEQLVLISLNELTQAQHLDDALAAEWDLLVVDEAHHLSWTPEAASEEYSAIEQLAQKTAGVLLLTATPEQCGHSSHFAHLRLLDPDKFHSLSDFENQSQQFQAVAEMAEELIDSEVLSEPTISRLTSYLGDEASQLAFIINSDQADDIKQQAKQQLLSHLLDRHGTSRVLYRNTRSAVSGFPGRVMQAYPQALPELYQLALENGGHPYAGLFPERTYEKEILVEDKDPWWRFDPRVDWLINLLKLLKSQKVLIICAHAETCMELDEALRVRSGIASSIFHEGMSIIERDRAAAYFADEEYGCQTLICSEIGSEGRNFQFAHHLVLFDLPALPDLLEQRIGRLDRIGQTETIKVHVPYFENSSQTVLFRWYHHSLNAFEQICTTGDSVYQQLKPSLEALLTTSVNEQQDIDAFIDEAKTLNQQLRSNLQAGRDRLLELHSQGLNDTSELIDAIQSANETKPLKKYLDALFDCFGIDSEDHSEHAIIVRPGEQMLLPSFPGLPEDGATMTFSREQALSREDMQFLTWEHPLVRYGMEQMLDTELGNTAVALLKNKALNPGTMLVEAIFIVEAPVQQQPQLKRLMVPASIRTLIDPQGNNLADKVAFETLDAQLHPIKKKTARKLIKAQSEPISETLKIAEDKANEQVTAIVQTATEQLLAKLGEEINRLEALQKVNPNIRETEIEQWRALAAQGVTALQQANLRLDSIRIMFAG; encoded by the coding sequence ATGACGACATTTGTTCCAGGACAACGTTGGATTAGTGATACAGAAACAGAGCTAGGCCTAGGCACTGTTTTATCCTTGGATCAACGAATGGTCACATTACTGTTTCCCTCCAATGGGCAAACTCGACTTTATGCGGTAAAAAACTCTCCGCTTACCCGCATTCGCTTTGTTGCTGGGGATATCATCGAAAGCCATGAAGGCTGGAGCATGGTAGTCACCGATTCAGTAGAAGAAGATGGGCATATTACTTACCAAGGCAAACTAGCTAATGGAGAATCAACAGAACTGCCTGAGTCTTGCCTAGGCAACTTTATTCAATTTCAAAAACCCAAAGAGCGCTTACTAGCAGGGCAAGTTGATCAAAATAACCACTTTAGTCTGCGTTATAAAACCTGGGAGCAAACCCGTAACCTCTATCAATCTCCATTGTTAGGCTTGTGTGGTGCTCGTACTAGTCTAATTCCTCACCAACTACATATCGCTGATGAAGTGGGTAAACGCCAGGCACCTCGTGTCTTATTAGCAGACGAGGTAGGCCTAGGTAAAACCATTGAAGCGGGTTTGATCATGTATCAACAGTTGCTCAGTGGTCGTGCTCAGCGGGTGTTGATTGTGGTCCCTGAAAGCCTGCTGCATCAATGGCTAGTCGAAATGTTAAGGCGCTTTAACTTGCACTTTAGCTTGTTTGATCGTGAGCGACTAGTACAAGCAAAAGCCGCAGATACTGGGAACCCCTTCGAAAGTGAACAACTGGTACTCATCAGTCTAAATGAGCTAACTCAAGCTCAGCACCTTGACGACGCACTGGCCGCTGAGTGGGATTTATTAGTAGTAGATGAGGCTCACCACCTAAGCTGGACACCTGAAGCAGCAAGCGAGGAATATTCAGCTATTGAGCAGCTGGCACAAAAAACAGCCGGTGTTTTATTACTAACAGCCACCCCTGAGCAGTGTGGTCATAGCAGCCACTTTGCCCACTTACGATTGCTGGACCCAGATAAATTTCACTCCTTGTCAGACTTTGAAAACCAGTCGCAACAATTTCAAGCTGTAGCTGAAATGGCTGAGGAGCTAATTGATAGTGAGGTTTTATCTGAGCCAACAATCAGCCGACTGACTAGCTATTTAGGAGACGAAGCCAGCCAGCTAGCTTTTATTATCAATAGTGATCAAGCGGATGACATTAAGCAGCAAGCCAAACAACAACTGTTATCTCATCTACTAGATCGCCACGGCACCAGCCGGGTACTTTATCGAAATACTCGATCAGCCGTATCTGGCTTTCCTGGCCGTGTGATGCAGGCTTATCCTCAAGCCTTACCAGAACTTTACCAGCTTGCTCTAGAAAATGGTGGTCACCCTTATGCAGGTTTATTTCCTGAGCGCACTTATGAAAAAGAAATTCTGGTTGAAGATAAAGACCCATGGTGGCGCTTTGACCCCAGAGTAGACTGGCTCATCAACCTATTAAAGCTACTGAAAAGCCAGAAAGTGTTAATTATTTGCGCCCATGCCGAAACCTGTATGGAGCTAGATGAGGCACTACGGGTTCGCTCTGGTATTGCCAGCTCGATTTTTCATGAAGGTATGAGCATTATTGAGCGAGACCGTGCTGCCGCTTATTTTGCTGATGAAGAATACGGTTGCCAGACTTTAATTTGCTCTGAAATCGGTAGTGAAGGTCGTAATTTTCAGTTTGCCCATCACTTAGTATTGTTTGATTTACCTGCACTGCCTGATTTACTTGAGCAACGCATCGGCCGTCTAGACCGGATTGGCCAGACTGAAACAATTAAAGTTCACGTGCCGTATTTTGAAAACTCATCACAAACTGTTTTATTTCGGTGGTATCACCACAGCCTTAACGCTTTTGAACAAATTTGTACCACTGGCGATAGTGTTTACCAGCAATTAAAACCTTCTTTAGAGGCTTTATTAACCACATCAGTTAATGAACAACAGGATATTGATGCTTTTATTGATGAAGCCAAAACACTCAATCAACAGCTGCGATCTAACCTGCAAGCTGGGCGTGACCGCTTGCTGGAATTACACTCACAAGGCCTTAATGACACCAGCGAATTAATTGATGCTATTCAATCTGCCAATGAAACCAAACCACTGAAAAAGTATTTAGATGCTTTATTTGACTGTTTTGGCATTGATTCCGAAGATCACTCGGAGCATGCCATTATTGTTCGCCCTGGAGAACAAATGTTATTACCCAGTTTCCCAGGGCTACCAGAAGATGGAGCTACTATGACTTTTTCTCGTGAGCAGGCATTAAGTCGCGAGGACATGCAGTTTTTAACCTGGGAACATCCCCTGGTTCGTTATGGCATGGAACAAATGCTAGATACTGAATTAGGTAATACGGCGGTTGCTTTATTAAAAAATAAAGCATTAAACCCAGGCACTATGCTGGTAGAAGCCATTTTTATCGTTGAAGCCCCTGTTCAACAGCAGCCTCAATTAAAGCGGTTAATGGTACCTGCTAGTATCCGTACGTTAATTGACCCTCAAGGAAATAACCTAGCAGATAAAGTTGCCTTTGAAACCCTGGATGCTCAATTACACCCTATCAAGAAAAAAACTGCCAGAAAACTGATCAAGGCACAATCAGAGCCTATTTCTGAAACCTTAAAAATTGCTGAAGACAAGGCTAATGAACAGGTAACAGCCATTGTGCAAACCGCTACTGAGCAATTACTGGCTAAATTAGGAGAGGAAATCAATCGACTGGAAGCGCTACAAAAAGTCAATCCGAATATTCGCGAAACAGAAATTGAGCAGTGGCGTGCTTTAGCAGCTCAAGGGGTAACAGCCTTGCAGCAGGCTAATTTAAGATTAGACAGCATTCGAATTATGTTTGCAGGATAA
- the lpxL gene encoding LpxL/LpxP family Kdo(2)-lipid IV(A) lauroyl/palmitoleoyl acyltransferase, whose translation MLEPNRFKAKFLNPKYWLTWLWLGIAWLISWLPYSCLMWLGRAIGKLMYCLAGRRKHIAKTNIALCFPELTSDEQEQMLKNNFVSMGMSLLEVGMAWWWPKWRLAKLSTIDGLEHLQQQEGKGTLLLAMHFSTLEIGAALLGREMPIDGMYRKHKNPVFDYIQRQGRENYHPSSQTIPRKEVRTMLKALRQGRTVWYAPDQDYGPKQSIFVPFFGVTAATVTATAKFAKLGKAKVVPFVQHRREDGKGYHVQVLPPLENFPTDDEEADAVTVNKLIEMEIRKRPDQYMWLHRRFKTRPEGEAKIY comes from the coding sequence ATGCTGGAACCCAATCGCTTTAAAGCGAAATTCCTCAACCCAAAATACTGGCTGACCTGGTTGTGGCTAGGTATAGCCTGGCTAATCAGTTGGTTACCTTATTCATGTTTAATGTGGTTAGGCCGAGCCATTGGTAAATTGATGTATTGTTTGGCTGGTCGTCGGAAACATATTGCAAAAACGAACATCGCTCTGTGTTTTCCTGAGCTTACCTCAGATGAACAGGAGCAAATGCTCAAAAATAACTTTGTTTCAATGGGAATGAGTTTACTGGAAGTAGGGATGGCTTGGTGGTGGCCTAAATGGCGGCTGGCTAAATTATCAACAATTGATGGTCTGGAGCATTTACAGCAACAGGAAGGTAAGGGAACTCTATTATTAGCCATGCATTTTTCAACACTGGAAATTGGTGCTGCATTATTAGGTAGGGAAATGCCGATTGATGGTATGTATCGTAAACATAAAAACCCTGTGTTTGATTATATTCAGCGTCAAGGTAGGGAAAATTACCATCCCTCATCACAAACAATTCCGCGCAAGGAAGTACGAACCATGCTGAAAGCCTTACGGCAAGGTAGAACCGTATGGTATGCCCCTGACCAGGATTATGGCCCCAAGCAAAGTATTTTTGTGCCATTTTTTGGGGTGACTGCTGCAACCGTGACAGCAACCGCTAAATTTGCAAAATTAGGTAAGGCGAAAGTTGTGCCTTTTGTTCAACATCGTCGAGAAGATGGAAAAGGCTATCATGTGCAGGTATTACCACCGTTGGAAAATTTCCCTACTGACGATGAAGAAGCGGATGCAGTGACAGTCAACAAGCTAATTGAAATGGAAATTCGGAAACGGCCGGATCAGTATATGTGGTTGCATAGACGCTTTAAAACTCGACCTGAAGGGGAGGCTAAAATCTATTAA
- a CDS encoding YebG family protein: MAVIPMWKCDRDGSMFSDKKAAEEHDKMLELAANITMLLEQTYDNIDEKIAEDIGLLFAKHKETLAKAIKGKPELVLEIGKESAADQSADEDSSE, translated from the coding sequence ATGGCCGTTATACCCATGTGGAAATGCGATAGGGACGGTAGTATGTTCTCAGATAAAAAAGCCGCCGAAGAACATGATAAGATGCTTGAACTGGCAGCAAATATCACCATGCTGCTAGAACAAACCTATGACAATATCGACGAAAAAATTGCCGAAGACATTGGTTTATTATTCGCCAAACATAAAGAAACCCTGGCAAAAGCTATTAAAGGTAAGCCTGAACTAGTACTAGAGATTGGCAAAGAGTCTGCAGCAGATCAATCGGCTGATGAAGATTCTAGCGAATAA
- the minD gene encoding septum site-determining protein MinD: MATIIVVTSGKGGVGKTTTSAAFATGLALKGHKTVVIDFDIGLRNLDLVMGCERRVVYDFVNVINKEATIHQTLIKDKRVENLHILPASQTRDKDALTMEGVEAVLSELRKEFDYIVCDSPAGIEKGAQMSLYFADEALIVTNPEVSSVRDSDRILGILHSKSKRAEENKEPIKEHLLLTRYDPDRVNRGEMLSVADVEDILAIPLLGVIPESKAVLKASNQGVPVIHDLESDAGQAYNDAVCRFKGEDLPHRFLEVQRKSLLKRMFGG, from the coding sequence TTGGCAACAATTATTGTGGTGACCTCCGGGAAAGGAGGTGTTGGTAAGACAACAACAAGTGCTGCCTTTGCCACTGGCCTCGCGCTAAAAGGGCATAAGACAGTTGTCATCGACTTTGACATTGGTTTACGCAACCTGGATTTAGTGATGGGCTGCGAACGACGAGTGGTGTACGACTTTGTTAATGTCATTAATAAAGAAGCAACTATTCACCAAACCTTGATTAAAGATAAGCGGGTTGAAAATTTACATATTCTACCTGCCTCTCAAACGCGCGATAAAGACGCCCTGACAATGGAAGGGGTTGAAGCCGTATTGAGCGAACTGAGAAAAGAGTTTGATTATATTGTGTGTGATTCCCCAGCAGGGATCGAAAAAGGCGCACAAATGTCACTGTATTTTGCAGACGAGGCATTAATCGTTACCAACCCAGAAGTCTCGTCAGTGCGTGACTCCGATCGAATTCTAGGTATTCTTCACAGTAAATCCAAACGAGCTGAAGAAAATAAAGAGCCAATAAAAGAGCATTTATTACTTACCCGCTATGACCCAGACCGAGTTAATCGTGGCGAAATGCTGAGTGTGGCCGATGTTGAAGATATCTTGGCCATCCCTCTACTTGGCGTTATACCTGAATCGAAAGCGGTACTTAAAGCTTCTAACCAAGGGGTTCCGGTAATCCATGACCTCGAAAGTGATGCAGGCCAAGCATATAATGATGCAGTTTGCCGTTTTAAAGGTGAAGATTTACCCCACCGTTTCTTAGAGGTACAACGTAAAAGCCTGCTAAAAAGGATGTTTGGAGGCTAA
- a CDS encoding O-methyltransferase codes for MMKDFLVNPAIDQYCFDQTTPEPPLLQELIDATNEQMGYPVKLSGRIIGRLLKLITQLSQTKTVLEIGMFTGYSALSIAEALPEDGKVICCETNPRAIEFAQSFFDRSPHGHKIEVRFGKALDTINTLRDLQFDMVFVDADKKNYFNYLKATFPLVRSGGLFVIDNALWQGNVLNPNDERDQAIVELNQHIATNPQLENVFLSVRDGVNLVRKNS; via the coding sequence ATGATGAAAGACTTCCTTGTAAACCCAGCCATCGATCAATATTGCTTTGATCAAACAACTCCAGAACCCCCTTTATTACAAGAGCTTATTGATGCAACCAATGAGCAGATGGGCTACCCGGTGAAATTATCTGGTCGGATAATTGGTCGACTGCTCAAACTTATCACTCAATTAAGCCAAACCAAAACCGTGCTAGAAATTGGTATGTTTACTGGCTATTCGGCTCTGTCGATTGCCGAAGCCTTGCCAGAAGACGGCAAAGTTATTTGTTGTGAAACGAACCCAAGAGCCATTGAATTTGCTCAATCATTTTTTGATCGCAGCCCCCATGGTCATAAAATAGAAGTGCGTTTTGGCAAAGCCCTGGATACCATTAATACCCTACGAGATTTGCAATTTGATATGGTATTTGTGGATGCAGATAAAAAGAATTACTTCAATTACCTTAAGGCTACTTTTCCTCTAGTACGATCAGGGGGATTATTTGTCATTGATAACGCCCTTTGGCAAGGTAATGTACTTAACCCAAACGATGAGCGTGATCAGGCTATCGTTGAGCTCAACCAGCATATTGCCACCAATCCGCAGTTAGAAAATGTGTTTCTCAGTGTTCGAGATGGCGTCAATTTAGTCAGAAAAAATAGCTAA
- a CDS encoding DsbA family protein, whose protein sequence is MDITYLFDPMCSWCWGFSPVINKLSTSLEGRGQLNYRVGGLRAGQCQPLTPPLKQYILDHWQHVAQATGQPFNFAGALPEGFVYDTEPACRAVVAARQQFPDQLKILVEALQRSFYVDQLDITTPHGIKQAAIKAQLPVDRFMDAFFADEIKELTQQDFDLAYNLGIQGFPTLLYFDQQQWHILVNGYMGWDQLQPLVEELFS, encoded by the coding sequence ATGGACATCACCTATCTATTTGACCCCATGTGCTCTTGGTGCTGGGGTTTTTCTCCTGTCATTAACAAGCTGTCTACCAGTCTTGAGGGAAGAGGGCAGCTTAATTATCGAGTAGGTGGGTTGCGAGCAGGGCAGTGTCAGCCACTTACTCCACCGCTAAAGCAATATATTCTTGATCACTGGCAGCATGTGGCCCAGGCAACGGGGCAACCATTTAACTTTGCAGGCGCGCTTCCAGAGGGGTTTGTCTACGATACAGAGCCAGCCTGTAGAGCCGTGGTGGCAGCAAGGCAGCAGTTTCCTGATCAATTGAAAATATTAGTTGAGGCACTACAACGAAGTTTTTATGTGGATCAGCTGGATATCACTACTCCCCATGGGATTAAACAGGCAGCTATTAAAGCGCAGTTGCCTGTGGATAGATTTATGGATGCATTTTTTGCAGATGAAATTAAGGAGCTGACTCAGCAGGATTTTGATTTAGCTTATAATTTAGGTATTCAGGGCTTTCCTACACTACTTTACTTCGACCAGCAGCAATGGCATATCTTGGTGAATGGTTACATGGGGTGGGATCAACTTCAGCCTTTAGTTGAAGAACTATTTTCCTAA
- a CDS encoding rhodanese-related sulfurtransferase, whose product MSQFVIAALYKFTRLPDFEAMRQPLLDKMLALEVKGTLLLAAEGINGTVAGSREGVDQLLNYLNSHEPLAGLTHKESYDIKQPFYRTKVKLKKEIVTMGVPGIDPNHVVGTYVKPAEWNQLISDPDVLLVDTRNDYEYQVGTFEGAINPKTESFREFPDYVAQQLDPAKHKKVAMFCTGGIRCEKSTALLKEQGFDEVYHLEGGILKYLEEVPATETKWQGECFVFDNRVTVDHQLNKGSYDMCFGCRMPISDQDKQSERYKEGVSCPHCFDSQDAKTRQRAESRQKQIELAKQRNQPHPVGLKMKD is encoded by the coding sequence ATGTCTCAGTTTGTTATTGCCGCCCTTTATAAATTTACTCGCTTACCCGATTTTGAGGCGATGCGTCAGCCTTTATTGGACAAAATGCTTGCTCTTGAGGTGAAAGGCACCTTGCTATTAGCTGCTGAAGGAATTAATGGTACAGTTGCAGGTAGCCGAGAAGGGGTTGATCAACTATTAAATTATTTAAACTCTCATGAACCATTGGCAGGCTTAACGCATAAAGAATCCTACGATATCAAGCAGCCTTTCTATCGCACCAAAGTAAAACTGAAAAAAGAAATTGTGACCATGGGCGTGCCTGGTATTGATCCTAACCATGTGGTTGGCACTTATGTCAAACCCGCAGAGTGGAATCAGTTGATCAGTGATCCAGATGTGCTACTGGTTGATACCCGCAATGATTATGAATATCAGGTAGGGACTTTTGAAGGTGCAATCAACCCAAAAACTGAAAGCTTTCGAGAGTTTCCTGATTATGTGGCGCAACAGCTTGATCCAGCCAAGCATAAAAAAGTAGCTATGTTTTGTACTGGCGGTATTCGTTGCGAGAAGTCTACCGCGCTATTAAAAGAACAGGGCTTTGACGAAGTGTATCACCTAGAAGGTGGCATTTTGAAATACTTGGAAGAAGTGCCTGCCACAGAAACGAAATGGCAAGGTGAGTGCTTTGTGTTTGATAACCGAGTAACGGTGGATCATCAGCTAAATAAGGGCAGCTATGATATGTGCTTTGGCTGCCGAATGCCGATTTCTGACCAAGATAAGCAGTCTGAGCGGTATAAAGAAGGTGTGTCTTGTCCCCACTGTTTTGACTCTCAGGATGCAAAAACTCGGCAACGAGCAGAGTCTCGACAAAAACAAATTGAACTAGCCAAGCAACGTAACCAGCCTCACCCAGTGGGCTTAAAAATGAAGGATTAG
- a CDS encoding BolA family protein has product MSVQTEIEQKLTKALNPAYLAVINESHMHNVPPGSESHFKVVVVSADFAGKMPVKRHQLIYCLLAEEVQHKIHALALHTYTPDEWKKQAESAPDSPNCANKR; this is encoded by the coding sequence ATGAGTGTACAAACTGAAATTGAACAAAAATTGACTAAAGCTTTAAATCCTGCCTACTTAGCTGTTATCAATGAAAGCCATATGCATAATGTGCCTCCAGGGTCTGAGTCACATTTTAAAGTTGTAGTTGTATCGGCAGACTTCGCTGGGAAAATGCCCGTAAAAAGGCATCAGTTGATTTATTGCTTATTAGCAGAAGAAGTGCAACATAAAATTCATGCGTTAGCACTGCACACTTATACACCAGATGAGTGGAAAAAACAGGCTGAGTCGGCACCTGACTCCCCTAATTGCGCCAATAAAAGATAA
- a CDS encoding YbaN family protein, whose amino-acid sequence MWRWVYIVVGHLAVGLGVVGIFLPLLPTTPFLLLAAGCYAKGSDKFHQWLINHPQLGNYIRYYLSGEGMPAKAKAYTLLLLWPCMLFSCWLVNNWLLKGLLLIIACCVSYYIVVKVPTLKVKPYSTVSSQQAD is encoded by the coding sequence ATGTGGCGCTGGGTTTATATTGTAGTTGGACATTTAGCTGTAGGGCTTGGTGTTGTGGGCATTTTTTTACCCCTATTACCTACTACTCCTTTTTTGCTACTTGCAGCAGGTTGCTATGCAAAAGGCTCAGACAAGTTTCACCAATGGCTTATCAACCACCCACAGTTAGGTAATTATATTCGTTATTATCTTTCTGGTGAGGGTATGCCTGCCAAGGCTAAAGCCTACACATTACTATTACTTTGGCCTTGTATGCTATTTAGCTGCTGGCTAGTCAATAACTGGCTATTAAAGGGGTTATTACTAATTATCGCCTGTTGCGTCAGTTATTATATTGTAGTTAAGGTGCCCACATTAAAAGTTAAGCCCTACTCCACAGTATCATCTCAACAAGCAGATTAA